DNA sequence from the Procambarus clarkii isolate CNS0578487 chromosome 9, FALCON_Pclarkii_2.0, whole genome shotgun sequence genome:
ttatgatggctgttcttgggaattcgaattccaattcatagcgccacatcaaatataaatatttgattgtgagaacccgccgGTTacactttattagttttaacgtcctgtttaactaggaggagccagcggcctattgtggacaggttttcacccctagtggtggaggcctggcggtttgctcccgcttttcctttttctactggactcatgcttaactgccgtgagcagcctttaaacttgtagtccacctcctaagggaggtaggcgtagaaacaaATCTGACGCCTGTGCAACCCAAATGCATACATGCAATATGTGCAATAAGAGTCAACATCATGCAGCACTGTGTAGGGACACATGCataaagtctcccaaaccacatTTGGAGGAAGAAACTTCCACTACAGTACAGTTCTGTAAAGTACATCAGGATATAAGTGTACTATCAACAAAGTCTGATAATAACTCAGCTTTACCCACTGCCCAATTACTCCTTAAAAACAGAAGGTCCAAGGTCACCATTTGTGGGtcatttgaccaaggatcccaaaggcCATTTGCCACCCAAGAATTGGCAGATGCCTTGAAACTCAAGCCTGTACGAGAGACAAATCTGACATTGCAGGATTCCTAATTAACTCAGGAACCCGAGTCTAAAATATGGTCCAACCTTTACTACGTTTAGGCGGTTATGCCTCAATGGTACGGGCCCCTGTCATAGACAAAATCTCAGCAGACATATATGTTTATGATCTAGGGACAAAAGGCAAATTCCTACAAGAAAAGGGAATCAAGTTAGCTGACAAAATTTCGTCTGACCACCTCTCCAATATTGGATTCCGTGTAGGTGCAGACTACTATCATACCTTTATAAAGAGAAAAGATAAACAACAGGGAATGTTATTAACGTGTTATGGCCCCTTTGGACCAGTAACCAGGTTCTTGCTGTTATGACCTCTTCTTCTTTATCCAGCCCCAAGTCGGTGGAAAGTTTTCAAGAAATTGAGACAAGTAGTAGGGCAAAGAATAAAGAGGAGGGGGGATATACTACACACAATTACatcttcaccaatatattaacaccgtcaccaccatatatatattataataaagtATTACTACACGTATTTACAATAATGTCTCTTTCACTCAGGACACAATACATCGGCAGTGTTCAGCGAATCCCAGCGATTCCACTTTCCAGGTACACTTCGTCCACACCTAATGGCAAACACCAGCGAGCTCAccttcaacatgggccagtccacacacactacatcttCACAATGTGCCAATACCCCACCTCCACTCTCCTGATACACTCTGGCAGAGggtttcagcaacacgctgacaggggtctcaaacagtcacatacaggggtagctagcaccctggcagaagtctctagtcaCTCACTagcacttctcaacagacgcACCGCTGTTGTCTCGTAACTCTTACTGACTTATCCCAGGTACGTTGGGCCATACAACACTGCATAcatcagcagctaacacactgctctaACCTACGGCAGCCACTTAGTCCTCTCACATGACCAAATCAAGAGTTCTTGGACTGCCCTAGATGAACTGCCTTCCTTGATGCAATTGCCTCTGtatgtcacctctgtgaacataaaacgtcattagCTAGACACACAGTATACTAGGTGGCCTTGGGATAACACCCTTCCACCGGGGAATTGACATTGTAAATTATAGCCACACCTTAGATGGCACTGATCTCGATACGCCACCCACCAGAActcatcatcatcgacctcccCTTCTAACCGAGGCAAGAAACCAGAGCCTTTCTGGTTTTTATATCACGCCAAcaccaacagatggcattgtccgCATAGCACCCAATACcagggagttggagtgcagacccatagatggctCTGAAATCGCCACTCTATACTCCAGTGATGGCGTGGATACTGTAACATAATGTCTGAAGGGGGCAATTTGCTCACAAGCCCAGTATTGAGGCTGAAGCAACCCACCCCTATAGACAACCAACAAGTCAACCCAATGATGGTTACATGACTAGGTGAACAGTCACCACTAAAATTCAGAGACATGTCCATGAATGAATTTGATCCCCCCAAACATAAATTATGGGATCTAGCAActctaggtattgtccctgaacaacctagtcaaGATGATGACTGGACATACACACAATACCTGGACCCAGTTGTCTACAGGGAcaatcaatactgggtcaggttaccatgggaACTGAATAGCACTCAGCAACCCATAAACCATTTCATGGCACAAAATCAATAAAGGTCATAGGTGATGCGCTTAAATAGACATTCTGAGAAGTTGAAATTGTACCATGTTATAATCCAACAACAAATTGATATCAAAATCATCGAGGTTATAACTAACGATAACCCTAAGGAAGGATCTACCGCACCATCCATTACTGAGGAATTCAGCTGCTATCCCACTGAGGATAGTATTTAACTGCAGTGCCAAGACTAGGCAGAATAGTGTTTAATTTAATGATTGCCTTCAAACTGGCCATAGCCTGAAACAAAGACTGTACGACCTGCTGTTAAAGTTCCACATCGGGACTTATGCATACACAGTCGACATCAGTTGGGCATTCTTAAGTCAATAACTACACAATGGtcctatggatcaaggatcctaTCGATCCGAACAGTGATTTAATCACCTACAGGTTTGCATCAGTTTTGTTTGGTGCTACTTCTTAGCCGTTTTTGCTTCAAGCAACCTTAGACATGCTCATGAAGAAGTCTAATAGCCCAAATAAAATTGAAATTAGCAACAACCTGTATGTGAACAATTTCCAAGGAACAACCAGCAGTGAAAGTAAACTGCTGTACATATATCACGAGGCCAATCAAGAGTTGCCGAGagcaaatatgcctctccagttgtTGGACTCCAATAATACCAATTTAAATCATGTGATTGAAACAAAATTTCTGGACTACAAGGTACCGCAGAagacaaaggtactaggtgttGAATGGGATAGGACTTAAGATCAGTTGACCATCAAATCAGTGGAACCAGATACAACCAACCTAAATATGAGGTAACTACTATCCCAAGTCAGCTAACCTTTCGACCCCTTGGGACTATTAAGTCCAATATTGATATGTGGGAAGttgataatgcaggaatgctggcaacagatgataggctgggatgatcttctaacacctgcctTACAAGAAAAGTGGCAGGGGCTAGTAAAGGATCTAAGTATATAGGAATCTGTGAAGTTCCCTCGGAACACAGTAAATGAAAATCAACCAATTAAACTACATGTATTTTGCGATGCCTCAGGAAAGACTTATGGCACaatagcttacctggtctcaaatgggcaagccaatttgctcacatgaAAGGCCAGGGTGGCACTGTTGAAGAAATGGTCATTGGCACAACTGGAGTTAACAGCCCTACTGttaggagtaagattggctcattatctgatcaatgacttaagcaacatccactttgaagaaacagtggtatggtcagataatgaggcagtactACAGTGGGTGAAAAATAATAAGAGTAAAAATCCTTACATGAGTAACCGCATTAAGGAAATACAAGAGCTGTCAGCAGGGTACAAACTGAGGTATATGTACCCTCCGAAGATAATCCATCTGATTATCTCTCCAGAGGCCTAACTTTATGGCAATTAACCAAAACCTAGATGtcgttcaatggacctcagtgtcTAGTCAGTGACCAATGGTGCTATTGGTCAAAACAAGAAAACAAAAggtgcctgaacaaaagccacaagtcattgtgcccAATGGCACTGTTCCCAATGAGAATCCAGAACCACCGCGGACTTTGGTAACTGATCCtaatcggtactctgaactgaacaaactactAGGTGTCACACAAGTGGTGTTTGATTTcctaaagaaaatatatatcaaacATCAATTCCCTAGTCCCTTAAGGTACTAGGTCAAAAGAGCCCAAACAGATACATTCGGGATGGATTTTGACAACAACCCTAAAACCCCTCAAAATGATCTGGGTTTTTGGTTTGACACAAATAATTATAACCTAATAAAGTGTGGAGGCCGCTTACAGCATGCAAACATAGATCTGGAAGTAAAAATCAAATATTGTTTCCACATCACCACATAATAATCAAGCTATttgtgttacacatacacaaacacaacactcTGCATGGGGGGATACTGGATACCCTCACTGACCAAAGACAACAGTTCTGGCTTCCTCAATGTTGGCAGACTGTAATGTCCATAATTAAATCCTGTGTAATCTGCTGGAGGTACGATGtcagagtgtgtccttaccctggacctccaccactcccaaagGAAAGTGGTGGAGGAGGTTCTTCATCTTCGTGATGAAGAAATCTACTCCAGTGAGACCACTGGAGTAGATTTCACAGCTCTAACACTAACAGGCACCAAGGTCAAAATCCCAGTGAAGGCATAAATCGGCCTATTCATCTGTGCCACAACAAGGGGAGTACATCTAGAATTGACTCCTGATATAAGTGCCGTGGCATTCCTATAGGCTATCTGCAGATTTGCAGCCCGAAGATCCTTCCTAAattaatgatctcagacaatgaGTCCAAAATGGGTGGCAGGGGAAGCATGTCTGacggaagtctggaaccacccaaagGTGTTCACTGCCCTGAATCAATGGCAGTGTCACTGAAAATTCATACCTACCTGAGCACCGTGTCACagaggcttctatgaacgcatgatTGGTAGAGTAAAACATTCTCTTAGGGAAACCCTACACTGCCAAAAGATTGACATACCAGAGCTCCAAACCATTGTTATAGAAATAGAAGCTCGAGTTAACAGCCGACCActtacctctctgatgatgtttcacaacgtgaaccattaagtcctgcccatctGATATATTGGGGGACCTCTAAGACCTCTAGCATTCCTAACGAATGAGGAACCAgaagatccttcatatgtcagAGAGAGTGacttggttcaacgtttcaaacatctctCATgagtgataagtcggtggaatgacgtatggactcgagaatacctaaCTACTCTGAGGGAGTATTATTATGGGGCTAACGACTCCTagaacagaattaacttgaaccctggtgacattgttctggtggacagtgatgggccacgctcagagtggcctataggccaaATAGTCTCTATTCATCCAGACCatcagggcatcttgagaatagtggaaGTAAAATGCTTAGGCAACACTTCTCTCAAAGTATTAGAGAAATTATAGCACTGGCAGGAAAGGAAGAAGCTCAAAGACTTCCAACACCTGAAGCGCCAGTATGGGGCATTTGTCCAAAAAGGATTGCTGCACGACAATGCAAGCTCAAATTAAAACATTATAATTCAGAGGGCAAGAAATAAAGTATTCGAATTCTTAAAAATTTTACTTTGACCTATATTTCACCCTCCCCACCAGAATTATGTTTGGAAATCCGACACATTAACATGTTAATTTTCTATAGTTATCCAAAACCGGAACATTAAGGAGAATGGGGTCCATGACATCATCACAACAAGCACATATTTACACAACATGTATTCCTTAAAACAACAGTTtggtgtttaaacttaataaaaacgTATTCACTAGGACTGGATATAATTAAAGATACCATAAAGTATAGCTTAGCTCCCTAAGTCCCTAAGATAGAGTAAGAACCAAACAAATAGTATTGGAACACCTCCCCAGGGAAGAAGGCGTCGAGTCATTGTCTTGAGAGAATGTAAACACGAGACAGAGGGAAGAGCTCGCTCTTTGTCACAACACAGAACAGACATTTCCCACGAGCTGCGATAAAGGAACCATTACGATCCAGCCAACCAAAGATCTCACTTACAAAGGGAAGAACAGCTTTCGGTATTTCTATTGCACATAATAGTGACCATTATTAGTGTAGGAAATTATCGTTAGGACACGGGATTTCACCCCAACCAAGTAAGAATCTTTTTATTAGACACACGAATAATAAATGTCACACCGTTAAATTATGTTTATAGAGCATTTTATATAGCCTAACTTATTCACACGTGTGGTTCAAGAAACACAAGTTGATGAGAGCTTCAGCTATAACCTGTGATTCTTCCTTGCTTTGAGTTCCCCAGCAGCTGCCTCACAGACCCGCCAGCCGCCATTACATGGCACACTTAGACCATATGTGCCTCACCGTAATTTGATGTTTAAGGACAACGACTATCATACTTCCCAACAGGCCATAACAGCCTACTCAGATAAGCTCACACAGTTATACTAATATAATCATAATTGATTGTAGTATTAACCTCGTACTGTAGTCTAattaccaccatatgtggtataatttatatgaaGCCAACGGTTAATGTTTAGGCTTATTATATCTCCATCAATTGTGGGATAATCTGTACACATTTACCACCCACTATGTGCACAGGTAAAACCTGGCAGACTGTATTTACATACAGTCCACTAACAACTTTTGAAGTAAATAAAAATCCAAATAAATATTCACAAATTAAAAGCACAAACTGCCTGCTAGGATTACCCCACAACCAAGATGAGTGAACACTAACAACCAAGATACAACCACTAACTAACTACAATGCGTGTACACTAACAACCAAGACACAACTGCTATATAACCACAATGCGTGAACACTAACAACCAAGATACAACTGCTATATAAACACAATGCGTGTACACTGACAACCAAGATACAACCACTATATAACCACAATGTGCGTACACTAACAACCAAGATACAACAGATATATAACCACAATGTGCATAAAAAACCCAACAGAATCTTGGCTAGATAATCATGTACTCTCGTTACTAACTTCTCAAACTTTTCAGGAAACATCCTTAATGTTGAATGTAATATTAGTCCATGACGCATAGTCCACGACGCGATTCTCACTACCTCAGATCCGTGTTGACTATAGGGCAGACTTACGTACAGGGAACACCTCATGCTGAAGGTGAACAAGAAAATAAATTTAAATGTGAAATTCTAATTTTACAACAAGGAATATCATAAGATtataacattacattacattagcacAAATGTATACCTGATAATGCTGGGAGAAGCCTCTATGATCATCAGCATTGTATTCATCATGGAGAAGGTCCAATGAGAGCTCACAAGGacctgcaggtggtggaggggaagaCGGGTGAGGACCAGGAGCCTCGTCGACCACACCAGGAGGCGGCCCTTGAGGGACCACTGGGCGAAGGTGGCGAGGAAGGCGAGGTcgtcgctcaccaccaccaccgtcacgcacCACGACACCTGCCGCACCTGTTGACGTCAACATGGTAGACGTTATGTGAGAGTGACcaacccgcctcagtagtgatgtgagagtgacctacccgcctcagtagtgatgtgagagtgacctacccgcctcagtagtgatgggagggtgacctacccgcctcagtagtgatgtgagagtgacctacccgcctcagtagtgatgagaGGGTGACCTACCCGCCTAAGTAGTgacgtgagagtgacctaccagcgttATCAGTAATGTAAGAGTGACTTTAACatcgtcagcagtaatgtgagtgacctaccagcaccagcagtaatgtgagtgacctaccagcaccagcagtaatgtgagagtgacctaccagcatcagcagtaatgtgagagtgacctaccaacaccagcagtaatgtgagagtgacctaccagcatcagcagtaatgtgagagtgacctaccagcaccagcagtaatgtgagtgacctaccagcatcaacagtaatgtgagagtgacctaccaacaccagcagtaatgtgagagtgacctaccagcatcagcagtaatgtgagagtgacctaccagcatcagcagtaatgtgagagtgacctaccagcatcagcagtaatgtgagagtgacctaccagcagtaatgtgagagtgacctaccagcatcagcagtaatgtgagagtgacctactagcatcaacagtaatgtgagagtgacctaccagcatcagcagtaatgtgagagtgacctactagcatcaacagtaatgtgagagtgacctaccagcatcagcagtaatgtgagagtgacctaccagcatcagcagtaatgtgagagtgacctaccagcatcagcagtaatgtgagagtgacctaccagcatcagcagtaatgtgagagtgacctaccagcatcagcagtaatgtgagagtgacctaccagcatcagcagtaatgtgagagtgacctaccaacaccagcaataatgtgagagtaacctaccagcaccagcagtaatgtgagagtgacctaccagcaccagcagtaatgtgagtgacctaccagcatcagcagtaatgtgagagtgacctaccaacaccagcagtaatgtgagagtgacctaccagcatcagcagtaatgtgagagtgacctaccagcaccagcagtaatgtgagtgacctaccagcatcaacagtaatgtgagagtgacctaccagcatcagcagtaatgtgagagtgacctaccagcatcagcagtaatgtgagagtgacctaccagcatcagcagtaatgtgagagtgacctaccagcatcagcagtaatgtgagagtgacctactagcatcaacagtaatgtgagagtgacctaccagcatcagcagtaatgtgagagtgacctaccagcatcagcagtaatgtgagagtgacctaccagcatcagcagcatcagcagtaatgtgagagtgacctaccagcatcagcagtaatgtgagagtgacctactagcatcaacagtaatgtgagagtgacctaccagcatcagcagtaatgtgagagtgacctaccaacatcagcagtaatgtgagagtgacctactagcatcaacagtaatgtgagagtgacctaccagcatcagcagtattgtgagagtgacctaccagcatcaacagtaatgtgagagtgaccgaccagcgtcagcagtaatgtgagagtgaccgaccagcgtcagcagtaatgtgagagtgaccgaccagcgtcagcagtaatgtgagagtgaccgaccagcgtcagcagtaatgtgagagtgacctaccagcatcagcagtaatgtgagagtgaccgaccagcgtcagcagtaatgtgacaGTGACCTACCAGCCGAGCCTTGTCGACCAAGTGGGAGAGCTGCGTCAGCATCACGTCAGCATCCTGGCAAGCTGTTGACACCTCCAGCACTGTTATAGACATCTGAAACATGCCCATTACCTGAAATTTTCGAAATTGTATTAATGAAAGAATAACACCACAAGGATTTATTTTGCCGAAACAGTAAAGGAATAGAATTTTACTCGATCATTTAATTTTATCTTGAATatatatggaatttttttttataaagattAGAAcatacataaataataataattttgttcAATACTATCCCATAAGCAAATTAAAACAAATATATGCATACATAAACCAGGTTATAAATTCAGTGTTATATACAGAATCTTCAACCAGTTGCACATACCTCTTGTCACAGAACCCCAATGGCCGGCACACCTTAACTTTCACCCTAGACCTGCACCCCTTGAACTTCACCCTTTAACCCTCATCCCATTAAAATATTATCTTTGTTATACACCCCTTGGTTTATATATGCCTCTTGGTTATGACTCTTTGATATATTCCCTTTGACATATATCACTTGTCATATACCCTTCAACGTTCACCTCGTGTCATATTCCGCTTGACGTGTACCTCTTTGCATGTACCCATTGACACTCACCTCTTGAAATTTGCCCAATCTTGACATACTCCTGAACTTATACCTATTGCCCTATACTTCTTAATATACCCCTAGACGTACTAATTGACATATACCCTATGAACTCCAACATATAACATATATAGCA
Encoded proteins:
- the LOC138362954 gene encoding uncharacterized protein — encoded protein: MELLTFMKLAFVMLGACHPTLRTHQFYAGRCVGEVEEAASPARGCVGEVVEAASPAGACVGEVVEAASPARGCVGEVVEAASPAGACVGEVVEAASPARGCVGKVVEAASPARGCVGEVVEAASPARGCVGEVVEAESPARGCVGEVVEAASPAAGCVGEVLGAVQGSRCSSIIITDGVISPHFVLRVMGMFQMSITVLEVSTACQDADVMLTQLSHLVDKARLVRQVSWCVTVVVVSDDLAFLATFAQWSLKGRLLVWSTRLLVLTRLPLHHLQVLVSSHWTFSMMNTMLMIIEASPSIISMRCSLYVSLPYSQHGSEVVRIASWTMRHGLILHSTLRMFPEKFEKLVTRVHDYLAKILLGFLCTLWLYICCILVVSVRTLWLYSGCILVVSVHALCLYSSCILVVSVHALWLYSSCVLVVSVHAL